A window from Neodiprion fabricii isolate iyNeoFabr1 chromosome 2, iyNeoFabr1.1, whole genome shotgun sequence encodes these proteins:
- the LOC124174898 gene encoding uncharacterized protein LOC124174898 → MFCGPRFWYLAQCICRRPAFSAILILSTLFAAQYLISDSFVYLNRYQDEPYISSNMSEGKGRGFLVSNSKCRIPERDPLDPWIRQFVTKEKFEPCTKTALLTRIVQMRNGELALRVNLNLAKNYVDLSCCWAPIHRPKPSETPDRNIDSEISLGSCTEFKDEAIIPAKVEVILVKCKAREMRPRTKKNTRTVYENVHPLLRPEMVSEKLSQRKRSNGTRKLSVLLLGIDNVARWNLERSMPITSRHLKDTGWIELQGYNKVGENTFPNLMAMLTGMNNSQAMKVCKPTESFGLDNCPMIWYSFKNTSYVTAYGEDTAEISTFHYNKAGFVNPPTDFYLRPYIIAAEKYLPLKRHLDNNYYCTGPDLSAIRVFNYALDFAKTFIGVPYFGFFWTNSMSHDNINGVSAVDNKIREILQRLDYEGVLNDSMVIFLSDHGTRYGLFRETIHGWYEDKLPFNYVWLPEWFKVDNVDALEALRANGRTLTSPFDLYETLRDILARAGGEAEASSGCPHCQSLFSQTKKERGCEDVGVSRLWCACTMFGNNGVSNELAHETANKIVSYIDSNVQRYRNSGGKRICYKLRLKKILRVTEMLESVSSNGTVGYRQFLYHLQVTPGDGKFEAVIRYDEDGSLTIVDNEVTRINSYASTAGCLHAGPKQFCYCD, encoded by the exons ATGTTTTGTGGCCCAAGATTCTGGTACTTGGCCCAATGCATCTGCCGAAGGCCCGCGTTCTCAGCGATCCTCATATTATCGACGCTCTTCGCAGCACAGTATCTAATTTCGGACAGCTTCGTTTACCTGAATCGCTACCAAGATGAACCTTACATATCTTCCAACATGTCTGAAG GAAAGGGCAGAGGCTTCCTCGTGTCCAATTCAAAATGTCGGATCCCAGAGAGAGATCCTTTGGATCCGTGGATTCGTCAATTTGTGACTaaggaaaaatttgaaccctgTACGAAGACGGCGTTATTAACCAGAATAGTCCAGATGCGGAACGGCGAACTGGCGTTGAGAGTAAACTTGAACTTGGCCAAGAATTATGTCGACCTGTCCTGCTGCTGGGCTCCGATTCACAGACCGAAGCCTTCGGAAACTCCAGATCGTAATATTGACTCTGAAATAAG TCTGGGTTCCTGCACGGAGTTCAAAGACGAAGCGATTATTCCTGCCAAGGTGGAGGTCATCTTGGTGAAATGCAAAGCGAGGGAGATGAGGCCCCGAACGAAGAAGAATACGAGAACGGTGTACGAGAACGTTCATCCGCTATTGCGACCGGAAATGGTCAGCGAAAAACTCTCGCAGAGAAAGAGGTCAAACGGCACAAGAAAGCTGAGCGTCCTTCTGCTGGGAATCGATAACGTAGCGCGTTGGAACTTGGAACGTTCGATGCCGATTACTTCGCGGCACTTGAAAGACACCGGATGGATCGAGCTCCAGGGATACAACAAGGTGGGTGAGAACACGTTCCCGAATCTGATGGCGATGCTGACTGGCATGAACAATTCCCAAGCCATGAAGGTGTGCAAACCGACCGAGTCCTTCGGCCTCGACAACTGCCCGATGATATGGTACTCCTTTAAAAACACGAGCTACGTAACCGCCTACGGAGAAGACACGGCCGAGATAAGCACCTTCCACTACAACAAAGCGGGCTTCGTCAATCCTCCGACCGACTTCTACCTCCGTCCCTACATTATCGCGGCGGAAAAGTACCTTCCGCTAAAAAGGCACCTGGACAACAACTACTACTGCACCGGCCCCGATCTCAGCGCCATCAGGGTCTTCAATTACGCGTTGGACTTTGCGAAGACCTTCATCGGGGTTCCGTACTTCGGTTTCTTCTGGACGAACAGCATGAGCCACGATAACATTAACGGTGTATCCGCAGTCGACAACAAGATACGAGAGATCCTTCAGCGGCTTGACTACGAGGGCGTTCTCAATGATTCGATGGTGATTTTCCTCAGCGATCACGGTACGAGATACGGCTTGTTTAGAGAGACCATTCACGGCTGGTACGAGGATAAACTGCCCTTCAACTACGTTTGGCTACCCGAGTGGTTCAAGGTGGATAACGTGGACGCCCTCGAGGCCCTTCGAGCTAACGGAAGGACTCTAACATCGCCGTTCGACCTTTACGAGACCTTGAGGGACATCCTGGCTCGGGCTGGAGGCGAGGCTGAAGCAAGTTCGGGTTGCCCGCACTGTCAGTCTCTCTTCAGCCAGACGAAAAAGGAAAGAGGTTGCGAGGATGTGGGAGTCAGTCGTCTTTGGTGCGCGTGTACGATGTTCGGTAATAACGGTGTCAGTAATGAATTAGCCCATGAGACTGCTAACAAGATCGTCAGTTACATTGACAGTAACGTTCAGCGATACAGGAACTCCGGGGGGAAGAGGATCTGCTACAAACTAAGACTGAAAAAGATTCTCAGGGTCACCGAGATGCTAGAGTCCGTTTCGTCGAACGGCACTGTCGGATACAGGCAGTTTTTGTACCACCTCCAAGTCACACCGGGAGATGGAAAATTCGAAGCTGTGATACGGTACGACGAGGACGGAAGTTTGACTATAGTTGACAACGAAGTCACCCGAATAAATTCGTACGCGAGTACCGCTGGATGTCTTCACGCTGGACCGAAACAGTTTTGCTATTGTGATTAA
- the LOC124174901 gene encoding uncharacterized protein LOC124174901 isoform X2: MEYEKSFKRKMLLWTSNWLNQEDPNPEEEVPFTPDAVEIARILVATGYRVRFMDRCLPNEMCPVTGVPADSPACRVIIMCPRSGLRMELEAATSSCNCPPLPYGLDKSWTVGEPGSEGMEEAVEFTIARANQEISKSVSQFIAGLLRVTGKFYNVNQTDEVKVNTESTVVSMTEAQEALTQSVKSDCESSVKTPATAGITVVTPSAPCIPKAPPSDGKTAIPGRYRSLDTLIGSGAFVDDLPEPGQLTPKEDGRSGLETAMDVDADPDATIVEGPPSGHKKFISKSSPAVNYTEQFQRSDTFVFEEPEGGEKNVRPERTIIRSGTYCVKDGAASDAEKGPRLGPPPSRTLSPLSPVFAQSLLLNKLQDIQQVVSEIIVLVAGNDQVPSSIGDVSKASKAILNVVQRVSDNVRPIRCLSDFGSVPNLTRDGTTSRSIARPQMRRYATTLAAPATPTSSRRDGASLSKRASTTALSNPAGTAGKTQRTSRGGANRLAAPASGRPTATSPGSSGATTTTRKLTPVRKYANVQSSIPKPSSARK, encoded by the exons ATGGAATACGAAAAATCCTTCAAAAGAAAGATGTTGCTGTGGACCAGCAATTGGCTGAACCAGGAGGATCCAAACCCAGAAGAAGAG GTCCCGTTTACTCCCGACGCAGTGGAAATTGCTCGTATTTTGGTAGCGACTGGTTACCGCGTCCGTTTCATGGACCGGTGCTTGCCGAACGAAATGTGTCCAGTCACAGGAGTTCCTGCGGATTCACCAGCGTGCCGGGTGATCATAATGTGTCCTCGTTCAGGGCTCAGAATGGAGCTGGAGGCTGCAACGTCCTCGTGCAATTGTCCACCACTTCCTTACGGCCTCGACAAATCCTGGACCGTCGGCGAACCGGGCAGTGAAGGG ATGGAAGAAGCTGTAGAGTTCACAATAGCCCGAGCGAATCAGGAGATTTCAAAGAGCGTCTCGCAATTTATCGCCGGATTACTAAGAGTGACTGGAAAATTCTACAACGTGAACCAGACCGATGAGGTAAAAGTTAATACCGAATCGACCGTAGTATCAATGACAGAGGCGCAGGAGGCCCTTACACAGTCGGTGAAATCTGATTGCGAATCTTCGGTAAAGACTCCGGCTACAGCTGGCATCACGGTTGTCACCCCAAGTGCGCCTTGTATTCCAAAAGCTCCTCCGTCTGACGGGAAGACGGCAATACCCGGAAG GTACAGGTCTTTGGACACCTTGATCGGCTCTGGAGCTTTTGTTGACGATCTTCCGGAACCGGGGCAATTGACCCCAAAGGAAGATGGTCGCTCCGGACTAGAAACGGCCATGGATGTAGACGCTGATCCTGATGCAACCATAGTCGAGGGCCCACCCTCGGGGCACAAGAAG TTCATCTCAAAGTCCAGCCCTGCAGTGAATTACACTGAACAATTCCAGAGGTCGGATACATTCGTATTCGAGGAGCCGgaagggggagaaaaaaatgtgaggCCCGAGCGGACGATAATTCGCAGCGGAACCTACTGTGTTAAGGATGGTGCTGCGAGCGACGCTGAAAAAGGTCCAAGGTTGGGTCCACCACCGAGTAGAACACTCAGCCCATTGTCGCCTGTTTTCGCACAGTCGTTGCTGCTGAATAAGTTGCAGGACATTCAGCAGGTCGTTAGTGAAATCATCGTGCTAGTCGCCGGAAATGACCAAGTCCCTTCAAGCATCGGGGACGTCTCGAAGGCCTCTAAGGCTATCCTCAACGTTGTTCAG AGGGTGTCTGACAATGTTCGCCCGATCCGGTGCTTATCGGACTTCGGAAGTGTTCCTAATTTGACGCGTGATGGTACGACATCCCGGTCGATTGCTAGACCTCAAATGCGAAGATACGCCACGACGTTAGCCGCGCCAGCAACGCCAACGTCCTCGAGGCGCGACGGAGCCTCTCTCTCAAAAAGAGCCTCGACCACAGCGTTGTCGAATCCTGCAGGAACAGCCGGAAAAACCCAAAGGACTTCCAGAGGTGGGGCCAATCGACTAGCTGCTCCTGCAAGCGGCCGTCCAACTGCGACGTCTCCAGGTTCATCGGGGGCCACGACTACAACTCGGAAACTCACACCAGTTAGAAAGTATGCCAACGTACAGTCTAGCATTCCCAAACCGAGCAGTGCgcggaaataa
- the LOC124174902 gene encoding low-density lipoprotein receptor-related protein 2 — MLTMTWQMRILLVTACLATAYSVPAGILTLGNECSKDRDCEAGISNSQCRSGNCRCRPFFAEYNLTECLESTLLGYDCLVKDQCAMKVAHSNCLAGVCRCEEGYLQFRKHTCLGPARPGDVCYSHSHCHLWDSDTHCDFIIPDLFGRCQCTSPMRRDGDVCRPDFLVRPQQVPLQSSNDVPESVEEETIAIHDADDDDDDDEEETGVQVFWLKNISAVPSTTPFRQIVPAVTTTVLPNLVQSAPETPAPNQFPGADNEAVVVEAAETTEFLQTTSTSTSAPIKTDRHEPESTMAISLGLACTADIECQMADSGSRCLEGVCDCAIRGNGSFACGAQRTGCAPGTFQCRGTGQCISWFFVCDGRPDCADGSDEECRSERCPSQAFRCWRSGVCVSKAGVCDGNQDCPDGEDEDGCNSRRKCPKGAFRCNSGQCLPAYEFCNAMVMCRDGSDEPRGACRTRNRGRLAPRLCPFRCDNGRCRSDAIACSGRDGCGDGSDEKSCSVCRCPAST; from the exons gCCACCGCGTATTCCGTGCCAGCCGGAATTCTTACCCTCGGGAACGAGTGCAGTAAGGACAGAGATTGCGAGGCTGGTATAAGCAACAGCCAGTGCCGATCTGGGAATTGCCGGTGCCGTCCTTTCTTCGCCGAGTACAATCTCACCGAGTGTTTGGAAT CAACGCTTCTGGGCTACGATTGTCTCGTGAAAGATCAATGCGCCATGAAGGTAGCTCACAGCAACTGTCTAGCTGGAGTCTGCAGATGCGAGGAAGGTTATTTGCAGTTCCGAAAACACACGTGTCTCGGAC CCGCTCGGCCTGGCGACGTTTGTTACAGCCACTCGCACTGTCATCTCTGGGACAGCGACACTCATTGCGATTTCATAATCCCTGATCTATTCGGACGATGTCAATGCACCTCGCCGATGCGTCGGGACGGCGACGTCTGTCGGCCGGATTTCCTGGTCAGACCACAGCAAGTCCCTCTTCAGTCGAGCAACGACGTTCCGGAGAGCGTGGAGGAGGAAACGATCGCCATCCATGACgctgacgacgacgacgacgacgacgaggaggaaACAG GTGTTCAAGTATTCTGGCTGAAGAACATATCTGCGGTTCCTTCCACTACTCCCTTCAGGCAAATCGTACCTGCGGTAACTACGACGGTTCTACCAAACCTCGTCCAGTCAGCTCCGGAAACTCCGGCACCGAACCAATTTCCTGGTGCTGACAACGAAGCTGTCGTCGTCGAAGCTGCAGAGACTACCGAGTTTTTACAAACTACGTCGACTTCCACATCGG CACCGATCAAGACGGACAGACACGAGCCGGAAAGCACAATGGCGATAAGTTTGGGCCTGGCATGCACCGCGGACATAGAATGCCAGATGGCGGATTCGGGTTCGCGATGTCTGGAGGGTGTCTGCGACTGCGCGATCCGCGGTAACGGAAGTTTCGCCTGCGGGGCGCAGAGGACCGGATGTGCACCCGGGACCTTCCAGTGTCGCGGTACCGGGCAGTGCATCAGCTGGTTCTTCGTCTGCGATGGTCGTCCGGACTGCGCCGACGGATCGGACGAGGAATGCAGATCCGAACGATGTCCGAGCCAGGCGTTCAGGTGCTGGAGAAGCGGAGTCTGCGTATCGAAAGCCGGCGTTTGCGACGGGAACCAGGACTGTCCGGACGGGGAGGACGAGGACGGCTGCAACAGCCGAAGAA AGTGCCCGAAGGGCGCGTTCAGATGCAACAGCGGCCAGTGTCTGCCTGCTTATGAATTTTGCAACGCCATGGTGATGTGTCGGGACGGCAGCGACGAGCCTCGTGGGGCCTGCAGAACCCGGAATCGTGGAAGACTCGCACCTCGGCTGTGTCCTTTCCGATGCGACAACGGACGGTGCAGATCCGATGCTATCGCGTGCAGCGGTCGAGACGGATGCGGCGACGGATCCGACGAGAAGAGCTGCTCCGTATGCA GATGTCCTGCGTCGACATAA
- the LOC124174901 gene encoding uncharacterized protein LOC124174901 isoform X1, protein MEYEKSFKRKMLLWTSNWLNQEDPNPEEEVPFTPDAVEIARILVATGYRVRFMDRCLPNEMCPVTGVPADSPACRVIIMCPRSGLRMELEAATSSCNCPPLPYGLDKSWTVGEPGSEGMEEAVEFTIARANQEISKSVSQFIAGLLRVTGKFYNVNQTDEVKVNTESTVVSMTEAQEALTQSVKSDCESSVKTPATAGITVVTPSAPCIPKAPPSDGKTAIPGRYRSLDTLIGSGAFVDDLPEPGQLTPKEDGRSGLETAMDVDADPDATIVEGPPSGHKKFISKSSPAVNYTEQFQRSDTFVFEEPEGGEKNVRPERTIIRSGTYCVKDGAASDAEKGPRLGPPPSRTLSPLSPVFAQSLLLNKLQDIQQVVSEIIVLVAGNDQVPSSIGDVSKASKAILNVVQQRVSDNVRPIRCLSDFGSVPNLTRDGTTSRSIARPQMRRYATTLAAPATPTSSRRDGASLSKRASTTALSNPAGTAGKTQRTSRGGANRLAAPASGRPTATSPGSSGATTTTRKLTPVRKYANVQSSIPKPSSARK, encoded by the exons ATGGAATACGAAAAATCCTTCAAAAGAAAGATGTTGCTGTGGACCAGCAATTGGCTGAACCAGGAGGATCCAAACCCAGAAGAAGAG GTCCCGTTTACTCCCGACGCAGTGGAAATTGCTCGTATTTTGGTAGCGACTGGTTACCGCGTCCGTTTCATGGACCGGTGCTTGCCGAACGAAATGTGTCCAGTCACAGGAGTTCCTGCGGATTCACCAGCGTGCCGGGTGATCATAATGTGTCCTCGTTCAGGGCTCAGAATGGAGCTGGAGGCTGCAACGTCCTCGTGCAATTGTCCACCACTTCCTTACGGCCTCGACAAATCCTGGACCGTCGGCGAACCGGGCAGTGAAGGG ATGGAAGAAGCTGTAGAGTTCACAATAGCCCGAGCGAATCAGGAGATTTCAAAGAGCGTCTCGCAATTTATCGCCGGATTACTAAGAGTGACTGGAAAATTCTACAACGTGAACCAGACCGATGAGGTAAAAGTTAATACCGAATCGACCGTAGTATCAATGACAGAGGCGCAGGAGGCCCTTACACAGTCGGTGAAATCTGATTGCGAATCTTCGGTAAAGACTCCGGCTACAGCTGGCATCACGGTTGTCACCCCAAGTGCGCCTTGTATTCCAAAAGCTCCTCCGTCTGACGGGAAGACGGCAATACCCGGAAG GTACAGGTCTTTGGACACCTTGATCGGCTCTGGAGCTTTTGTTGACGATCTTCCGGAACCGGGGCAATTGACCCCAAAGGAAGATGGTCGCTCCGGACTAGAAACGGCCATGGATGTAGACGCTGATCCTGATGCAACCATAGTCGAGGGCCCACCCTCGGGGCACAAGAAG TTCATCTCAAAGTCCAGCCCTGCAGTGAATTACACTGAACAATTCCAGAGGTCGGATACATTCGTATTCGAGGAGCCGgaagggggagaaaaaaatgtgaggCCCGAGCGGACGATAATTCGCAGCGGAACCTACTGTGTTAAGGATGGTGCTGCGAGCGACGCTGAAAAAGGTCCAAGGTTGGGTCCACCACCGAGTAGAACACTCAGCCCATTGTCGCCTGTTTTCGCACAGTCGTTGCTGCTGAATAAGTTGCAGGACATTCAGCAGGTCGTTAGTGAAATCATCGTGCTAGTCGCCGGAAATGACCAAGTCCCTTCAAGCATCGGGGACGTCTCGAAGGCCTCTAAGGCTATCCTCAACGTTGTTCAG CAGAGGGTGTCTGACAATGTTCGCCCGATCCGGTGCTTATCGGACTTCGGAAGTGTTCCTAATTTGACGCGTGATGGTACGACATCCCGGTCGATTGCTAGACCTCAAATGCGAAGATACGCCACGACGTTAGCCGCGCCAGCAACGCCAACGTCCTCGAGGCGCGACGGAGCCTCTCTCTCAAAAAGAGCCTCGACCACAGCGTTGTCGAATCCTGCAGGAACAGCCGGAAAAACCCAAAGGACTTCCAGAGGTGGGGCCAATCGACTAGCTGCTCCTGCAAGCGGCCGTCCAACTGCGACGTCTCCAGGTTCATCGGGGGCCACGACTACAACTCGGAAACTCACACCAGTTAGAAAGTATGCCAACGTACAGTCTAGCATTCCCAAACCGAGCAGTGCgcggaaataa